From the genome of Terriglobales bacterium, one region includes:
- a CDS encoding M28 family peptidase, whose translation MIRKLFRPKVLIIVAVIVGLAYLVHWVRIGVRMPGRSYSGRLEPLDAYQGRIRDNLKTHVETLAGTIGERNLQHYDALNQAADYIRQTMESRGYSISEETYDISGKKARILYSSLEGTSTPRKTFIVGAHYDSAVGTPGANDNASGVAALLELGRILKNESPGVSIMFVFFPNEEPPYFQSEQMGSLVFARQLQRRNVAIAGMMSLETIGYYSDQEGSQRYPAPIGSMYPKTGNFIAFVGDTKSRELLQHCIEEFRLTTHFPSEGASLPGWIEGVGWSDHWSFWQIGVPAIMVTDTAAFRDPHNHKADDTPDKLDYDKMARVVLGLKRVIVKVTK comes from the coding sequence ATGATCAGAAAGCTATTTCGCCCGAAGGTCCTGATAATCGTTGCGGTGATCGTCGGGTTGGCGTACCTGGTGCATTGGGTACGCATCGGAGTTCGAATGCCTGGGAGATCGTATTCCGGACGTTTGGAACCGCTGGACGCGTACCAGGGCCGCATTCGGGACAATCTGAAGACGCATGTCGAGACCTTGGCGGGGACGATCGGCGAACGAAACCTGCAGCACTACGATGCACTAAATCAAGCCGCCGATTACATCCGACAGACCATGGAGTCGCGGGGATATAGCATTTCGGAAGAAACGTACGACATATCCGGCAAGAAGGCTCGCATTCTCTATAGCAGCCTCGAAGGCACATCTACACCGCGGAAGACGTTCATCGTTGGAGCGCACTACGATTCCGCTGTGGGGACTCCGGGCGCGAACGACAATGCCTCCGGCGTCGCAGCCCTGCTGGAGTTGGGTCGGATTCTGAAGAACGAGTCACCGGGTGTGTCGATCATGTTCGTTTTCTTTCCGAACGAGGAGCCCCCTTATTTCCAAAGCGAGCAGATGGGAAGCCTGGTTTTCGCCAGACAACTGCAACGCCGAAATGTTGCCATTGCCGGCATGATGTCGCTCGAAACGATCGGATACTACTCGGACCAGGAGGGAAGCCAAAGATACCCGGCGCCCATCGGATCGATGTATCCGAAGACGGGTAACTTCATTGCCTTTGTCGGCGACACAAAATCGAGAGAGTTGCTACAACACTGTATCGAGGAGTTCCGACTCACAACTCATTTCCCCTCCGAGGGCGCTTCTTTGCCGGGATGGATTGAAGGAGTCGGGTGGTCGGATCATTGGTCATTTTGGCAGATTGGGGTGCCCGCCATCATGGTGACGGACACGGCTGCGTTTCGCGACCCGCACAATCACAAAGCGGACGATACCCCAGACAAACTCGACTACGACAAAATGGCCCGCGTGGTATTGGGACTGAAGAGGGTGATCGTAAAGGTGACCAAGTGA